One region of Chryseobacterium muglaense genomic DNA includes:
- the msrB gene encoding peptide-methionine (R)-S-oxide reductase MsrB, with the protein MINWNDVLKFATNGNPRPDRRVEKTEAEWKAILTPEQFRIARLKGTERAGSGAFCHAHDTGKYKCICCDNELFDSTIKFNSGTGWPSFTQPIRENAIKYDKDSSYGMIRVEVMCNNCDGHLGHVFPDGPEPSGLRYCINSESIDLIKESV; encoded by the coding sequence ATGATTAATTGGAATGATGTTTTAAAATTCGCAACAAACGGAAATCCTAGACCCGACAGAAGAGTAGAAAAAACAGAAGCAGAATGGAAAGCTATTCTTACCCCCGAACAATTCAGAATTGCCCGTTTAAAAGGAACGGAAAGAGCTGGTTCAGGAGCTTTTTGCCATGCACATGATACAGGTAAGTATAAATGCATTTGCTGTGACAATGAACTGTTCGATTCGACCATAAAATTTAATTCGGGAACGGGATGGCCAAGCTTTACACAGCCGATAAGAGAAAATGCGATTAAGTATGACAAAGACAGTTCTTATGGAATGATTCGTGTAGAAGTAATGTGCAATAATTGTGATGGTCATTTGGGACATGTTTTTCCCGACGGTCCGGAACCAAGCGGATTGCGGTATTGTATCAATTCCGAATCGATTGATTTGATCAAAGAATCTGTATAA
- a CDS encoding helix-turn-helix domain-containing protein encodes MVQKIKILNNIEAPFSFMPSDWDEELTIAWNVGEPTDIKLDDNNIAIGTNCILFISEFHMKLEVETGTFRIIKFNKTFINPIDSMINTGEYLMIFYGLHAIDYLPKISLKENEINIFEHIWQELLLEEKNINSPISEALLRNSFQRFLLKSQKNHAESELKVPIDFKDLRLIREFQYLVNNNFKELKKVSDYADILKVSPKKISEIFGCCYSKKASELIADRRNLYAKRQLMHTDELIKNIAYDLNFSDSQAFSHFFKKQNGLSPEEFRSKSENI; translated from the coding sequence ATGGTTCAAAAAATAAAAATTTTAAATAATATAGAAGCTCCCTTTTCTTTTATGCCAAGCGATTGGGATGAAGAACTTACGATTGCCTGGAATGTAGGAGAACCAACCGATATAAAACTCGACGATAACAACATTGCTATAGGCACAAATTGTATACTCTTTATTTCAGAATTTCATATGAAACTGGAAGTAGAAACCGGAACTTTTCGTATCATTAAATTTAACAAAACCTTTATCAATCCTATTGATTCTATGATAAATACGGGAGAATATCTGATGATATTTTACGGTTTACATGCTATAGATTATCTGCCAAAAATTAGTTTAAAAGAAAACGAAATCAATATTTTTGAGCATATTTGGCAGGAGTTACTTTTAGAAGAAAAAAACATAAACAGTCCTATTTCTGAAGCCTTGCTTAGAAATTCTTTTCAGCGTTTCTTGCTAAAAAGCCAAAAAAATCATGCGGAAAGTGAACTGAAAGTCCCTATCGATTTTAAAGATTTAAGACTCATTCGTGAATTTCAATACTTAGTTAATAATAATTTCAAAGAATTGAAAAAGGTTTCCGATTATGCAGATATTTTAAAAGTTTCACCTAAAAAGATTTCAGAAATATTTGGTTGCTGTTACAGCAAAAAAGCAAGTGAACTGATTGCCGACCGAAGAAATCTATACGCTAAAAGACAATTGATGCATACAGATGAGTTGATAAAAAACATCGCTTATGATTTGAATTTTTCTGATTCTCAAGCCTTTTCACATTTCTTCAAAAAGCAAAACGGACTGTCGCCTGAAGAGTTCCGGAGTAAATCAGAAAATATATAA
- the msrA gene encoding peptide-methionine (S)-S-oxide reductase MsrA — translation MTNNKKAYIAGGCFWGMEDLFRKQKGIVDTEVGYIGGENENPTYRNHPGHAEGIELIYNPDETNFREILDYFYRIHDPSTVDRQGNDRGSSYRSAIFFQNEEEKETAKEIIDIVDKSGKWNGKIVTTLEPYTKFWPAEPEHQDYLERIPNGYTCHFERFGTFLEK, via the coding sequence ATGACAAATAACAAAAAAGCATATATCGCAGGTGGATGTTTCTGGGGAATGGAAGATCTTTTCAGAAAACAAAAAGGAATTGTCGACACAGAAGTGGGTTACATTGGCGGGGAAAATGAAAATCCGACCTATCGTAATCATCCGGGGCATGCAGAAGGAATTGAGTTAATCTATAATCCAGATGAAACAAATTTTAGAGAAATACTTGATTATTTCTACAGAATCCACGATCCATCGACAGTAGACAGACAAGGAAACGACCGCGGATCGAGCTACCGTTCGGCTATTTTTTTTCAGAATGAGGAAGAAAAAGAAACGGCAAAAGAAATCATTGATATTGTTGATAAATCTGGAAAATGGAACGGAAAAATAGTAACTACATTAGAACCTTATACTAAATTCTGGCCTGCAGAACCAGAGCATCAGGATTATTTAGAGCGAATTCCTAATGGATATACTTGCCATTTCGAAAGATTCGGAACGTTTTTAGAGAAATAA
- a CDS encoding aminotransferase class I/II-fold pyridoxal phosphate-dependent enzyme, which produces MEKNYGFNDYKFFTEMSELSFRHNSYDLSLGLPDFEIDPRLRYFLKESADMISHSYESLSGNSLLIENIIRFNLNRKNSLPLKYEEINIVPCSTFGLYTSLKSILNTGDEVIVIQPSYYTYAPSIVLNGGVPVYYDLENDFKIDWEKLKQCISLKTKAIIVNSPQNPTGKTWSKEEWNQLYELIKHQEIYLISEEVYDIYHYDNAEHYSAFLHPELRKKTFCIFSFGKMFHATGWKVSYILASESLLENFRNHQQYISYSSNSPCQYAIAKYLDVFDPAENQKIMQQKRDIFNEMIRFTPLVVEEVSQAGFFQIVNFRNISKTMTDVEFSKWLTVEKKVSCLPLSAFYNSKTDSDYIRFSFAKKDDVIIQALEHLKRNL; this is translated from the coding sequence ATGGAAAAAAATTACGGATTTAATGATTATAAATTTTTCACAGAGATGTCTGAGCTTTCTTTCAGACATAATAGTTATGATTTATCATTAGGCCTTCCCGATTTTGAAATCGACCCGCGTCTTCGGTATTTTCTGAAAGAATCTGCTGATATGATTAGTCATAGCTACGAATCTCTTTCGGGTAACTCTTTATTGATTGAGAATATTATTCGTTTTAATTTAAACAGAAAAAACAGTTTACCATTAAAGTACGAAGAAATTAATATTGTTCCGTGTTCTACATTTGGGTTGTACACTTCCTTAAAATCAATTTTAAATACGGGTGATGAAGTGATTGTTATTCAACCATCTTATTATACTTACGCTCCTTCAATAGTACTGAATGGCGGTGTTCCTGTTTACTATGATTTGGAAAATGATTTTAAAATTGACTGGGAAAAACTTAAGCAATGTATTTCTCTGAAAACAAAAGCAATTATTGTCAACTCTCCCCAAAATCCGACCGGAAAAACGTGGAGCAAAGAAGAATGGAATCAGTTGTATGAACTTATTAAACATCAGGAAATCTATCTTATTTCTGAAGAAGTTTATGATATTTACCATTATGATAATGCAGAACATTACAGTGCATTTTTGCATCCTGAATTAAGAAAAAAGACATTTTGCATTTTTTCATTTGGTAAAATGTTTCACGCAACAGGTTGGAAAGTAAGTTATATTTTAGCTTCAGAAAGTTTGCTTGAAAATTTCAGAAATCATCAGCAATATATTTCGTACAGTTCCAATTCGCCCTGTCAATATGCCATTGCAAAGTATCTTGATGTTTTTGACCCTGCAGAAAATCAAAAAATAATGCAGCAAAAGCGTGATATTTTTAATGAAATGATACGATTTACCCCTTTAGTTGTTGAAGAAGTATCTCAGGCTGGTTTTTTTCAAATCGTAAATTTTAGAAATATTTCTAAAACCATGACCGATGTTGAATTTTCGAAATGGCTGACTGTAGAAAAGAAAGTTTCTTGTTTGCCGCTTTCTGCGTTTTACAATTCTAAAACAGATTCAGATTATATAAGATTTAGTTTTGCTAAAAAAGATGATGTGATTATTCAAGCTTTGGAACATTTGAAAAGAAATTTATAA
- a CDS encoding sodium-translocating pyrophosphatase, translated as MDLFVLVPVFGVIALIYTFVQSNWVSRQNAGNEKMKVISGHIADGAMAFLKAEYKILMYFVIIVAILLAVMGMTNSNSHWAIGIAFVIGAILSALAGFIGMKIATKANVRTAEAAKTSLSKALKVSFTGGTVMGMGVAGLAVLGLGAVYLIIKQIFAPDATVDSHEMERTIEILTGFSLGAESIALFARVGGGIYTKAADVGADLVGKVEAGIPEDDPRNPATIADNVGDNVGDVAGMGADLFGSYVATVLATMVLGRETISIDNFGGFAPILLPMLIAGTGIIFSMIGTLFVKISDNEGSSTSSVQNALNLGNWGSIVITAIASYFLVTYLLPEKMVLRGHEFTKMGVFGAIIVGLVVGTLMSIITEFYTAMGKRPVSSIVRQSSTGHATNIIGGLAVGMESTLLPILVLAGGIYGSYLCAGLYGVAIAAAGMMATTAMQLAIDAFGPIADNAGGIAEMSELPKEVREKTDILDAVGNTTAASGKGFAIASAALTALALFAAFVGIAGIDGIDIYKADVLAGLFVGGMIPFIFSSLAITAVGQAAMAMVEEVRRQFREIPGILEGTAEPEYQKCVAISTDASIRKMMLPGAIAIISPLLVGFIFGPEVLGGFLAGATVCGVLMGIFQNNAGGAWDNAKKSFEKGVDINGQTYYKGSEPHKASITGDTVGDPFKDTSGPSMNILIKLMSIVSLVIAPTLAVLHKDKIEADRKAKIEALTKASAITPVVVNSVHNTVILVPKIIKGYLNEEGDFVYDTGKIQEVELEDGKKLAIGEGSQLFQMYNAIKSNDKTVLDPNNWYTLENFYFESGSSEIKKKAEAQLLNLVEIMNAYPNMRIKLGGYTDNTGNQDTNIKLSNLRAQTTKLKLLELGIAGHRIETEGYGSLHPVCEANDTDECRAKNRRIDVRVLSL; from the coding sequence ATGGATTTATTTGTTTTAGTACCTGTTTTTGGTGTTATTGCCCTGATTTATACTTTTGTTCAAAGCAACTGGGTAAGCAGGCAAAATGCCGGAAATGAAAAAATGAAAGTAATCAGCGGGCATATCGCTGACGGTGCGATGGCTTTTCTAAAGGCCGAGTACAAGATTTTAATGTATTTCGTAATTATTGTTGCCATTTTATTGGCCGTGATGGGAATGACCAATTCCAACTCACATTGGGCTATTGGAATTGCCTTTGTCATTGGAGCTATTTTATCTGCTTTGGCAGGTTTTATAGGAATGAAAATAGCAACAAAAGCCAATGTGAGAACCGCTGAAGCCGCAAAAACTTCTCTATCTAAAGCATTGAAAGTATCTTTTACTGGTGGTACAGTAATGGGAATGGGAGTTGCAGGATTAGCCGTTTTAGGTTTGGGAGCGGTGTATTTAATTATCAAACAAATTTTTGCTCCAGATGCAACGGTTGATTCGCATGAGATGGAAAGAACCATTGAGATTCTGACAGGTTTTTCTCTTGGTGCTGAATCTATTGCATTATTTGCCAGAGTAGGAGGGGGTATTTATACCAAAGCAGCTGATGTTGGAGCCGATTTAGTAGGGAAAGTAGAAGCAGGAATTCCTGAAGACGACCCCCGAAATCCAGCTACAATTGCCGATAATGTAGGAGATAACGTTGGAGATGTTGCAGGCATGGGTGCCGATTTATTTGGGTCATATGTGGCGACAGTTTTAGCAACAATGGTTTTAGGTAGAGAAACTATTTCTATTGATAATTTTGGAGGTTTTGCTCCGATTTTATTACCAATGCTTATTGCAGGAACAGGAATTATTTTCTCAATGATTGGTACTTTATTCGTTAAAATTAGTGATAATGAAGGATCATCTACATCCAGCGTACAAAATGCTTTAAACTTAGGAAACTGGGGAAGTATCGTTATCACAGCAATAGCTTCTTATTTCTTGGTCACTTACCTTTTACCTGAAAAAATGGTTTTAAGAGGTCATGAGTTTACCAAAATGGGAGTTTTTGGAGCCATCATTGTTGGTTTAGTTGTTGGAACTTTAATGAGCATTATTACCGAATTTTATACTGCTATGGGGAAAAGACCGGTTTCAAGTATTGTGAGACAGTCTTCTACAGGTCACGCAACCAATATCATTGGCGGACTTGCCGTGGGAATGGAATCAACACTTTTACCAATTCTCGTTCTGGCAGGCGGAATTTATGGGTCTTATTTATGCGCAGGATTATATGGTGTCGCGATTGCGGCAGCCGGAATGATGGCAACTACAGCAATGCAATTGGCAATAGATGCTTTCGGGCCCATTGCAGATAACGCAGGTGGAATCGCCGAAATGAGTGAGTTACCAAAAGAAGTTCGCGAAAAAACAGATATTTTAGACGCAGTAGGAAATACAACCGCAGCGTCAGGAAAAGGTTTTGCAATTGCTTCTGCAGCATTAACAGCATTGGCTTTATTTGCCGCATTTGTTGGGATTGCAGGCATTGATGGGATTGATATTTATAAAGCAGATGTTCTAGCAGGATTATTTGTTGGCGGAATGATTCCGTTTATATTTTCATCTTTGGCTATTACCGCAGTGGGACAAGCTGCAATGGCGATGGTGGAAGAAGTGAGAAGACAGTTTAGAGAAATTCCGGGGATTCTTGAAGGAACAGCCGAACCTGAATACCAAAAATGCGTTGCTATTTCTACTGATGCCTCCATCCGTAAAATGATGCTTCCCGGTGCAATCGCAATTATATCGCCTTTATTGGTTGGTTTTATTTTTGGCCCTGAAGTTTTGGGAGGTTTTCTTGCCGGAGCAACAGTTTGTGGAGTTCTAATGGGGATTTTTCAGAATAATGCAGGTGGAGCTTGGGACAATGCTAAAAAATCTTTTGAAAAAGGAGTTGATATCAACGGACAAACGTATTATAAAGGTTCAGAACCACATAAAGCTTCTATAACAGGAGATACGGTTGGCGATCCGTTTAAAGATACTTCAGGACCTTCGATGAATATTTTAATTAAATTAATGTCGATTGTTTCTTTGGTCATTGCGCCTACTTTAGCAGTTTTACATAAAGATAAAATTGAAGCTGACAGAAAGGCGAAAATTGAAGCTCTAACAAAAGCTTCGGCAATAACTCCTGTTGTTGTAAATTCTGTGCATAATACAGTTATTTTGGTCCCAAAAATCATTAAAGGATATCTGAATGAAGAAGGAGATTTTGTTTATGACACCGGAAAAATTCAGGAAGTAGAATTGGAAGACGGAAAAAAACTTGCCATCGGTGAAGGAAGCCAATTGTTTCAAATGTACAACGCTATAAAAAGTAATGATAAAACTGTTTTGGATCCTAATAACTGGTATACGCTAGAAAACTTTTACTTTGAAAGTGGCTCAAGTGAAATTAAGAAAAAAGCAGAAGCGCAATTATTAAATCTGGTGGAAATCATGAATGCTTATCCTAATATGAGAATAAAGCTTGGCGGATACACAGATAACACCGGAAATCAGGATACCAATATTAAGCTTTCAAATTTAAGAGCGCAGACTACAAAATTGAAATTACTGGAATTGGGCATTGCAGGACATCGTATAGAAACAGAAGGTTATGGGTCATTGCATCCAGTTTGTGAAGCTAATGACACCGATGAATGCCGCGCAAAAAACAGAAGAATTGATGTAAGAGTTCTTTCTCTTTAA
- a CDS encoding peptide-methionine (S)-S-oxide reductase, whose product MNNKIGFGGGCHWCTEAIFQSLIGIADVKQGWISSFGKNVSFSEAVLVEYNPLTISLKDLIEIHLYTHSSTSKHSFREKYRSAVYVFDEDQEKECEKIIEEFQYDFDDQIITKVLLFRDFKLNKTEQLNYLYTRRNAPFCKNIINPKLTFLMNQFGDFSNKEKIMNDMLE is encoded by the coding sequence ATGAACAATAAAATAGGCTTCGGAGGCGGATGTCACTGGTGTACAGAAGCAATCTTTCAGTCTTTAATCGGTATTGCTGATGTTAAACAAGGCTGGATTTCATCTTTCGGAAAAAATGTTTCCTTTTCTGAAGCTGTTTTAGTTGAATATAATCCTCTGACTATTTCACTGAAAGATTTAATAGAAATTCATTTATACACCCATTCAAGTACTTCAAAACATTCATTTAGAGAAAAATATCGCTCTGCTGTATATGTTTTTGATGAAGATCAGGAAAAAGAATGTGAAAAAATTATAGAGGAATTTCAATATGATTTTGATGATCAAATTATAACTAAAGTACTTCTGTTCAGAGATTTTAAATTGAATAAAACAGAACAATTGAATTACCTGTACACAAGAAGAAATGCACCTTTTTGCAAAAATATTATCAATCCTAAATTAACATTTTTAATGAATCAGTTTGGTGATTTTTCAAATAAAGAAAAAATAATGAACGATATGCTTGAATAA
- a CDS encoding peroxiredoxin family protein: MEDQMNIKAPELRVEQWIDADGNELAQPVKLVDYHGKYKIIYCFQHWCPGCHSVGLPSLKKLVDAFEGNEKIVFLAIQTVFEGSKANTYDKILETQKKYKLKIPFGHDPGNGRSTIMEDFQTGGTPWFIVIDKADNLVFADFHINVDGAIGYLTESIQ, encoded by the coding sequence ATGGAAGACCAAATGAATATAAAAGCTCCTGAATTACGAGTAGAGCAATGGATAGATGCTGACGGAAATGAGTTGGCTCAACCCGTAAAACTAGTAGATTATCACGGTAAGTATAAAATTATTTATTGTTTTCAGCATTGGTGCCCGGGTTGTCACAGTGTTGGTCTTCCGTCACTAAAAAAACTGGTTGATGCTTTTGAAGGAAACGAGAAGATTGTTTTTCTTGCGATTCAAACAGTTTTTGAAGGAAGTAAAGCTAATACTTATGATAAAATCTTGGAAACACAAAAGAAATATAAACTAAAAATTCCTTTTGGGCATGATCCTGGGAATGGAAGATCCACCATTATGGAAGATTTTCAAACAGGTGGAACACCTTGGTTTATTGTTATAGATAAAGCAGATAATCTGGTGTTTGCAGATTTTCATATTAATGTAGACGGTGCTATTGGATATTTAACAGAGAGCATACAATAG